A region of the Leeuwenhoekiella sp. MAR_2009_132 genome:
AAATTAAATTACTCCTTAAAGACGCCGGTAGAACGCTTGTTCAGGTAATAGATGACGGTAAAGGGATGAGCACTACAGATGCACGCCTTAGTTTTGAACGTCACGCGACATCAAAAATTAATTCTGCAGATGATCTATTTACATTAAGCACAAAAGGTTTTAGAGGTGAAGCACTTGCTTCTATTGCTGCCGTAGCTCACGTTGAGCTCAAGACAAAAACCGAAAATGAGGAAGTAGGTACGCGCATAGAAATGGAAGGAAGTACCTTAAAAGTACAGGAGGTTTGTGCTACCGTAAAAGGAACTTCAATTGCCGTTAAAAACTTATTCTATAATATTCCCGCAAGGCGCAATTTTTTAAAATCTGATAATGTTGAGCTTCGTCATGTTATTGACGAATTTCAGCGCGTAGCACTCGCTCATGAAGGCATAGGTTTTATTATGTATCACAATGAGAACGAACTTTTTAATCTTCCGAAAGCCAATAAACGCCAACGTATCGTTGCAATTTTTGGCGGAAAAACAAATGAGAAGCTTGTTCCGGTTGTTGAAGATACTGAGATCGTAGAAATAGATGGTTTTATCATTAAACCCGAATTTTCAAAAAAAACAAAAGGAGAGCAGTTCTTCTTTGTAAACGATCGTTTTATTAAACATCCCTATTTAAATCATTCGGTAAATGCTGCCTTTGATGGTTTATTGCCAGACCGTTCCCGTGCGAGTTATTTTATCTATCTACAGGTAGATCCTAAAACAATAGATATTAATATTCACCCCACTAAGACTGAGGTAAAATTTGAAGATGAGCATGCCATCTATAACCTATTGCGCGCTGCTGTAAAGCATAGTTTAGGGCAATTTAATATTGCACCCGTTTTAGATTTTAACAGAGAGTCTAATATGGATACGCCTTATTCCTATAAAGATAAGGCAGTACAGGCACCACGAGTAGAAGTAGACCGCAATTTTAATCCCTTTGAAACCGTTACTTCTAATCGTAGTTATGCTGGGACTGCAAATAATTATGAAAAACCCAATACTAAGGGTTGGGAAAATATGTATGCCGGTCTAGATAAGCGCAATTCTGAATCCTCATTTAGTTCTTTGCAAATTGAAGATGAACCTGAGATAGAATCTTTATTTGTAGAGCACGAGAGTAAAGGCTTCGGAGAGACTAAGCAGACCGATAAGGATGCTGCAAACACCTACCAGATACACAATAAATATGTCGTTAGTGCTATTAAAAGTGGAATGCTTGTTATA
Encoded here:
- the mutL gene encoding DNA mismatch repair endonuclease MutL, translated to MSDIIKLLPDHVANQIAAGEVVQRPASVVKELLENAIDAGANQIKLLLKDAGRTLVQVIDDGKGMSTTDARLSFERHATSKINSADDLFTLSTKGFRGEALASIAAVAHVELKTKTENEEVGTRIEMEGSTLKVQEVCATVKGTSIAVKNLFYNIPARRNFLKSDNVELRHVIDEFQRVALAHEGIGFIMYHNENELFNLPKANKRQRIVAIFGGKTNEKLVPVVEDTEIVEIDGFIIKPEFSKKTKGEQFFFVNDRFIKHPYLNHSVNAAFDGLLPDRSRASYFIYLQVDPKTIDINIHPTKTEVKFEDEHAIYNLLRAAVKHSLGQFNIAPVLDFNRESNMDTPYSYKDKAVQAPRVEVDRNFNPFETVTSNRSYAGTANNYEKPNTKGWENMYAGLDKRNSESSFSSLQIEDEPEIESLFVEHESKGFGETKQTDKDAANTYQIHNKYVVSAIKSGMLVIDQHRAHQRVLYEEFLRNITVKESVSQQLLFPLRLDYSNAELVIFSSLKESLENTGFVLDFPEEGFLEVSGIPASIQESEVSIVLEQLLSDVEQEIPDAGFSQTDVLAKSMAKSMAVKTGEKLDDLSREHLVNKLFACTEPTLSPFYKKTFITLTVDELDRKFNA